A single genomic interval of Romboutsia ilealis harbors:
- the trhA gene encoding PAQR family membrane homeostasis protein TrhA produces the protein MNNYLREPVNGFTHLAGAILSFAGLLALVIKTALQGHSTIALTAVIIFGISMILLYAASATYHLVVSSDKVISFLRRLDHSMIFLLIAGSYTPFCLIALEGTTGWVLFSIIITIAIVGISFKLIWFNCPRWLSTSIYVIMGWIAVFLMGPLKESLSSQGLSLLIIGGVFYTIGAIIYATKPKFLKSKYLGFHEIFHIFIMFGTLTHFLCVFKYVI, from the coding sequence ATGAACAATTATCTTAGGGAGCCCGTAAATGGTTTTACCCACTTAGCTGGTGCAATATTGTCATTTGCAGGATTACTTGCATTAGTAATAAAAACAGCTTTACAAGGTCATTCTACTATAGCCTTAACAGCTGTAATAATTTTTGGAATAAGCATGATTCTTTTATATGCCGCTTCCGCTACTTATCACTTAGTCGTTTCTAGTGATAAAGTTATTAGTTTCTTAAGAAGATTAGATCATTCTATGATATTTCTTTTAATAGCTGGATCATATACTCCTTTTTGCTTAATCGCTCTTGAAGGCACTACTGGATGGGTTTTATTCAGTATAATAATAACTATAGCCATAGTTGGAATAAGTTTTAAATTAATTTGGTTTAATTGCCCTAGATGGCTTTCTACAAGCATTTATGTAATAATGGGATGGATTGCCGTGTTCCTAATGGGCCCACTAAAAGAATCTCTTTCTTCACAAGGTTTATCACTACTTATCATAGGCGGTGTATTTTATACTATAGGGGCTATAATCTATGCTACTAAACCAAAGTTTCTAAAATCTAAGTATTTAGGTTTCCATGAAATATTCCATATTTTTATAATGTTCGGTACTTTAACTCATTTTTTATGTGTTTTTAAATATGTAATATAG
- a CDS encoding HAD family hydrolase → MGKIAAFFDIDGTLYRDSLMVEHFKKLIKYDIIDQKAWFEHARDTFMDWDKRQGHYDDYLDEICDLYVESLTGLDKTCIDFTSDQVIKLKSDRVYKYTRSRIKWHLDNGHIVIFISGSPGFLVEKMAKKYNATDCIGSNYVFENEMFNGTVIPMWDSRSKNVAINNFVEKYDIDLNKSYAYGDTNGDINMLRRVGNPIAINPTKELLSHIANDPVISKTSKIIVERKDIIYSLSPNVDIFDI, encoded by the coding sequence ATGGGAAAGATAGCAGCTTTTTTTGATATAGACGGTACTCTTTATAGAGATTCTCTTATGGTTGAGCATTTCAAAAAATTAATTAAGTATGATATAATCGACCAAAAAGCATGGTTTGAGCATGCAAGAGATACTTTTATGGATTGGGATAAGAGACAAGGACACTATGATGATTACTTGGATGAAATATGTGATCTGTATGTAGAATCTTTAACAGGATTAGATAAAACTTGTATAGACTTTACTAGCGATCAAGTAATAAAGTTAAAATCTGATAGGGTATATAAATATACTCGTTCAAGAATAAAATGGCATTTAGATAATGGTCATATTGTAATTTTCATATCTGGAAGTCCAGGTTTTTTAGTAGAAAAAATGGCTAAAAAATATAATGCAACTGATTGTATCGGAAGTAATTATGTTTTTGAAAATGAAATGTTCAATGGTACAGTTATACCTATGTGGGATTCAAGAAGTAAGAATGTTGCTATAAATAATTTTGTTGAAAAGTATGATATTGATTTAAATAAATCCTATGCATATGGCGATACTAATGGAGATATTAATATGTTAAGAAGGGTCGGAAATCCAATTGCTATAAATCCAACTAAAGAACTTTTATCTCATATTGCAAATGACCCTGTTATTTCAAAAACTAGTAAAATAATAGTGGAAAGAAAAGATATTATTTACTCTTTATCACCAAATGTAGATATATTTGACATATAA